A stretch of Primulina tabacum isolate GXHZ01 chromosome 13, ASM2559414v2, whole genome shotgun sequence DNA encodes these proteins:
- the LOC142521895 gene encoding uncharacterized protein LOC142521895 yields the protein MADHRENDRHIPPEAIPIRDHFRPVINNHYSGIARGTINANNFKLKPALINMVQQNQFAGTATSDPHVHLRTFLKITDTVKINGVSDDIIRLRLFPFSLRDQARGWLQSLPLGSITTWQELATKFLAKYFPPAKSAQLKIEISTFRQTDFEQLYEAGERYKELLRRCPNHGFEDWVQIELFYNGLNGQTRTTVDAAAGGTIFAKSPAQAYDLLEQMTINSYQWPSERAGVPRTAGVYAVDPITSLTAQVSALTTQIATMNKVSTSNTEGASFVVEESQIPEEVQYINNKNFGSYGGYRGKPSFEDLVGTFVSESGKRMARTESRLDNLETHMAHIGASLKILESQVGQITKQLTSQPSGTVQRTADPNLREVNAIFIQHEEIGVVGREEKEVEPTPVRDEKPTPTKRTRAEFQKKKGLEDLKNLHTNNEFADQVEDEFTEGTRRNLPQKLQDPGEFVVPCEIEGKLVEKAICDSGASVNIIPSSLYEKLGLSRIKPIGLSLQMADKLVRTPLGIVEDVELQIDKLKVLAEFVVLDIENSQNIHVILGRPLLAAVGAIIDVKREKLTMEVEGKMVEIKASENSHDLP from the exons ATGGCTGATCACAGAGAAAATGACAGACACATCCCGCCAGAGGCTATTcctatcagagatcacttcCGACCAGTGATCAACAATCATTACTCTGGTATTGCAAGAGGAACCATCAATGCAAATAATTTCAAGCTGAAGCCTGCTCTAATCAATATGGTTCAACAAAACCAGTTCGCTGGAACTGCCACTTCAGATCCTCACGTTCACCTGAGAACCTTCTTGAAAATCACAGATacggtaaaaataaatggtgtttctgatgatattaTTCGACTGCGCTTGTTccctttttctcttagggaccaagctagaggatggctccaatcattGCCACTAGGAAGTATCACGACATGGCAGGAGCTGGCGACGAAATTTCTGGCAAAATACTTTCCCCCtgcaaagtctgcacagttgaagattgagattagcACGTTCAGGCAGACTGATTTTGAGCAGTTGTATGAAGCTGGGGAAAGGTATAAGGAATTGTTGAGGAGGTGCCCaaatcatggttttgaagactggGTACAAATCGAGCTTTTCTATAATGGATTGAATGGTCAGACGCGTACAACTGTGGATGCAGCGGCAGGTGGCACAATCTTCGCCAAATCTCCTGCTCAAGCCTATGACTTActtgagcagatgactattaatagctaccaatggccgtctgagaggGCAGGAGTACCGAGGACAGCTGGAGTTTATGCTGTGGATCCTATCACATCACTCACTGCACAAGTATCAGCATTGACTACACAGATAGCGACTATGAATAAGGTGAGTACATCAAACACTGAGGGAGCATCGTTTGTTGTTGAAGAATCGCAAATTCCTGAAGAAGTGCAATACATCAACAACAAGAATTTTGGAAgctatggaggatatcgag gAAAGCCATCATTTGAGGACTTGGTTGGGACATTCGTTTCTGAATCTGGTaagaggatggctaggactgagtcTAGGCTTGACAACCTCGAGACACATATGGCGCATATTGGTGCTTccttgaaaatccttgaatcgCAAGTGGGGCAGATAACGAAGCAACTCACGTCTCAACCGTCAGGCACAGTTCAAAGGACAGCAGACCCAAATCTGAGAGAAGTGAATGCCATTTTTATACAACATGAAGAGATTGGTGTGGTAGGCAGAGAAGAGAAGGAGGTTGAACCCACACCTGTTCGGGATGAAAAGCCAACTCCAACCAAAAGAACCCGAG ctgaatttcaaaagaaaaaaggtcttgaagatctcaagaacctacacacTAATAATGAGTTTGCAGATCAGGTGGAAGATGAATTTACCGAAGGAACACGAAGAAATCTTCCACAGAAGCTGCAAGATCCAGGGGAATTTGTTGTACCATGTGAAATAGAGGGTAAATTGGTGGAAAAAGCTATCTGTGATTCAGGAGCGAGCGTGAATATAATACCAAGTTCTCTTTACGAAAAACTTGGATTGAGCAGGATAAAGCCCATAGGACTAAGCTTGCAGATGGCAGATAAATTGGTCAGGACACCGCTGGGTattgtggaagatgttgaactCCAGATCGATAAATTGAAGGTTCTAGCAGAGTTCGTGGTACTTGATATTGAGAATAGTCAGAACATTCACGtcattctaggacgaccattATTGGCTGCTGTTGGAGCCATCATTGACGTGAAACGAGAAAAGTTGACCATGGAAGTTGAAGGTAAAATGGTGGAAATCAAGGCATCTGAAAATTCTCACGACCTACCTTGA